The following coding sequences lie in one Lacerta agilis isolate rLacAgi1 chromosome 4, rLacAgi1.pri, whole genome shotgun sequence genomic window:
- the GPR143 gene encoding G-protein coupled receptor 143, giving the protein MASPRLETFCCPNRDAASQLLLTFQPQVFCGVCLGSASAGLALSALQLLPKRGQGARKVPKAAASSSSTILLLISACDMLGALGVIFRSTVWLGFPDFVANISVVNGTDVWPAAFCVGSAMWIQLLYSAGFWWLFCYAVDSYLVVRRSAGMSTIVLYHMMTWGLAILLCVEGIAMLYYPSVSSCENGLEHAIPHYVTTYVPLVLVLVANPVLFSRTVTAVASLLKGRQGIYTENERRLGTEIKVRFFKIMLVVIICWSSNIINEGLLFYLEMQPDINGSPLKHVRNAALITWIIMGVLNPMQGFLFTLAFYGWTGWKLDLRWRKSEIPWESMSTSTAAENAYSLPSGNSVNFPDSKKTTAEPNHQADETLSMLSEGSDASTIEIHISSGAHELDGNDADVE; this is encoded by the exons ATGGCCTCTCCGAGGCTGGAGACCTTCTgctgccccaaccgggacgcggcaTCACAGCTGCTGCTCACTTTCCAGCCGCAGGTCTTCTGCGGGGTTTGCTTGGGCAGCGCCTCGGCCGGCCTGGCGCTCAGcgccctgcagctgctgcccaaGAGGGGCCAAGGCGCCAGGAAGGTGCCCAAGGCGGCGGCGTCCTCGTCCTCCACCATCCTGCTCCTCATCTCCGCCTGCGACATGCTGGGCGCTTTAG gtGTCATCTTCAGATCAACTGTCTGGTTGGGGTTCCCAGACTTCGTAGCAAACATATCTGTGGTGAATGGGACGGATGTTTGGCCTGCTGccttctgtgtaggaagtgcg atgtGGATCCAACTCTTGTACAGTGCTGGCTTTTGGTGGCTGTTTTGCTATGCTGTAGATTCCTACTTGGTGGTTAGAAGATCGGCAGGGATGAG TACAATTGTGTTGTATCACATGATGACGTGGGGCCTGGCGATCTTGCTGTGCGTGGAGGGAATTGCGATGCTATACTACCCTTCAGTTTCTAG TTGCGAAAATGGTCTGGAGCATGCGATTCCCCATTACGTCACAACCTACGTTCCATTGGTGCTTGTTCTTGTGGCGAACCCAGTCCTTTTCAGCAGGACAGTCACCGCTG TTGCATCCTTACTGAAGGGAAGACAAGGGATCTATACAGAGAATGAAAGGCGCCTGGGGACAGAGATCAAAGTTCGCTTTTTCAAAATCATGCTGGTGGTCATTATTTG CTGGTCATCGAATATCATCAATGAGGGCCTCCTGTTCTACCTGGAAATGCAGCCAGATATCAACGGAAGCCCCTTGAAACACGTCCGGAATGCTGCTCTGATCACGTGGATCATAATG GGAGTACTGAATCCAATGCAAGGGTTCCTTTTTACATTGGCTTTCTACGGATGGACGGGCTGGAAGTTGGACCTGCGCTGGAGAAAAAGCGAAATACCATGGGAATCGATGTCCACGTCAACAGCTGCTGAAAATGCTTACAGCTTGCCAAGTGGAAACTCTGTGAATTTCCCCGACTCAAAGAAAACGACAGCGGAGCCAAACCATCAGGCAGATGAAACCTTAAGCATGCTGTCTGAAG